TCTCATTCCAGGACACCCCTGCGTGGGTGGTCCCTCCTCCCAGCTTCTGTCTTCATGAATAACCCCTCCACACTCCTGTCAGCTCAGCTCACCTGGTCCCTCTGCTCGCCTGTCCTGGCACCTGACCCAAAGAAGACTGCTTCAGAGATGAAGATGTAGCTGTTTCACACCTTGCTGTATTTCATAAGAAAATAGGTCTGCACGATATCTTTGTAATATGACATAAGcccaaataattttctttaaaatctgtttGTTCAACTGGCCTTATCTACCTTAcggtttaatttaatttaatttaattaatttattttttttttgcggtacaggggcctctcactgctgtggcctctcccgttgaggacgcgcaggctcagcggccatggctcatgggcccaggcgctccgcggcatgtgggatcttcctggaccggggcacgaacccgtgtctcctgcatcggcaggcagactctcaaccactgcgccaccagggaagccctaattttagcTTCCCTATTATGGACTTGAAAATTCAGTATCTTGAATATGTATTGTTTGGGGCTTTCTTTCACCTGATATTACTACAAATTCAGGGTCAAGCCACCCAGTACAGTGTAGGCATTTGGAGGCCAGCCCTGAGTGGTCTGTAAAAAGACAGAATTGAAACTAGACATCTTAACTCTTATTCTGAGCTGGTGTTCTCACTTCCTTGTCTCTGCAGGGATTTTCCTGTCAGATTACATAAGATGAGAATTCATTCTGATGTTTGGATAAAACAACAGCTGCAAAACTGTCAGCAGCTTGGGGGCCAAGCTAGTTCTTTCCTGAAAATATGAGTTCAATATCAGAACACATTTATCTTGCAGTCACTTAAAATCCTCATTTGTGAAATCAGAGTCTCTAGTCTCTCTTCTTCTAgaacagaggttggcaaactacagtATTTGgactgcaaagcctaaaatatttaccatctggccctttacagaaaaagtttcccAAGCCCCGTTCTAGAACATAAAACGTGGTGGTTGTTATATGTAGACTAAGGGTTCTCATCATGGGGTTGAAAGGGGTAGCCTTCAGGAGGTCAGTAAACCCTCTGAAATTGGGTGCAAGTTTTGGTTTATGATGCAAATGTGCATTTTTGGAGAGCAAAAGGGCAGGCTTGGTCTATTGTGTTTACCACTGTATCTCCTCTTCCTAAAACAGTGCCAGATACATAGATGCTCAGCAGGTATCAATTGAGTAAGTTATTGAGGAGGGGGATGCTGAAGAGACAGGCAAGAGCTGGATGAAGGAAGTCTTTGCAGGGTTTTATTCCCAGAGCAGTGGGAGGAGAACGGAGGGTTCTGTGCAGAGAGGCGTGGTATCACCTGGGTTATGTTTCTAAAAGAACACCCTGGCTGCTGTTTGGAAAATGGAGAGTCAGCCCAGATATAAGAGAGACCAGTAAGAAGTCTCAAGCCTAGCCCCATCAAGAGATGGCGGCTTGAACCGAGTAGACTTGGAAGGTGAAACTGACAGGACTTGCTGAAGTGTGGGTGACGTTTCAGAGAACAGAGATGACCCTGCTGTTGTTACCCTGAGCCTCTGGGTGGAAATGGTGGAGAAATTAAGAGCCGTGATAAACATTCTCAGCGAGTTTTTTCTAATGATTATTAAATGTCTGGttgttggtttatttttaatggtaGGTTATATTTAATTTCTACCAATAGGAAATTGtttaatttcaaatatgaaatgGCAATAGTTGTATCCCACCTGACAGTATACATCAGTATACCACGCTGCCCTACTCTTAATGTGTAAATGCCTGCTTTTGATATTTTGGGTCAACTCAGAAGTCAATGTCTACTTCTGATTTGCTGTAAATTGTGTGTCGCAGCCTCAAAGGTGCTATGGAAACCCCACCACAAATTACCCCAACACAGCGAAACGTCTTCAGAGCCGGCAAGTGGTCCAGGGCTGGTGCCCTCTCTAGCACCATGACTGCTTCACACTGTCTAccctgatattgaaactgtgccAGCGATGGTTTTATAAACCAGGGCCCTCTTcctatttctgtcttttctttccccctcatTCTCCTGCCCTCTGAGCTATGTAGGTCTTTCCTTACCCGCCAACAGAGGCCTTCAGATATTACACATAGAGCAAGTTGAATACTTCGCAGGCACCAAGGTGGAGGTGCCGTGCAGATGGGTAGAGGCGAAGCTCTCTGAGGGGTGGGCCCTCGTGCACTTTCTCTGTACCCCTCACAGCTCCCAGCACAGCACTGGGAACATAACCAGATACACTCATTCAGTGCTGTTTGCTGCTGTGTGTGTGAAGCAAATGCTCAACTCAGACAGTGAATTCATCTATTGGGCTTAGGCAAGGGGACTGTCTTTTGTTCAGTTGTACACTCATGGGGTCACACAAGTGCCAGGCGTGCAGGAGGTGCTTAATACATTTTTGTTCAACTGTTGAAATCTGACTCTTTGTGGAAAACGACGTACCCAGTTTTTATATTATGAGATGCACTGTGTAGGGAGTaaggatggatgaatggagatGACCTAGTATCCTTGACGGGTTAGAGGGGGAAGAAAATCAGTGGATTTATTTTCCACTCTTCAGCTGAGCCTGCCTTGGGCTAGGAATGGGGTCCCTGGCTGAGGTGAAGTTAAAATGTATCTCCTCCTGCTGTTTTCTCCAACTTCCATCGGCAaatcttgaatgaatgaaggcacaGACTTAGGAATGAATGCAGAGTTATCataaaggttaaatgaaatatttcGAAAGCACTTTGAACTGTGCTTGCTATGTAGAAAAATGCAACATAAATGATAGAGAGTGAGAAAAGCTCTGTCTACACCAGACAGTATCTGCCAACAGCTACAGCCTTGGATCCAGAGAAACAAAGGGTCTAAGAAACAACCACATCACAGAGGAAACCCCCAAGCCCTAAGCACCCGTGCGCAATGCCTTGAGCTTAGATTCCTGTGTTTTCACTCTCCCTTCTCCGTAGGATCATGGGAGACCACCTTGACCTTCTCTTAAGAATGGTGCTCATGGCCAGTCCCGCGCTTGGAATTTCCTCCTGCTTCTTCGATGGTTGGAGAGCCTTATATCGTTCCTGCAACCTCACCCAAGTCCCTCAGGTCCCCAACACCACCAAGAGTCTCCTGCTCAGCTTCAACTACATCAGGACAGTCACAACCGCATCCTTCCCCTTCCTGGAGCAGCTGCAGCTGCTGGAGCTCGGGACTCAGTTTACCCCCTTGACCATTGACAAAGAAGCCTTCCAAAATCTGCCCAATCTCAGAATCTTGGACCTGGGCAAAAGTCAGATAGACTTCTTGCACCCAGATGCTTTTCAGGAACTGCCCCATCTCTCCGAACTTCGACTGTTTTACTGTGGTCTTTCCAGTGCTGTATTAAAAGATGGTTATTTCAGAAACTTGGGGTCTTTGGCTCGCTTGGACCTATCCAAAAATCAGATTCAGAGTCTTTACCTTCATCATTCATTCCGGGAATTGAATTCCTTGAAGTCCATCGATCTTTCCCTCAACCAAATAACCATTGTTTGTGAGCACGACCTCAAACCCCTCCAAGGAAAAACACTCTCCTTTTTAAGCCTTGCTGATAATAAGCTGTACAGCAGGGTCTCAGTGGACTGGGGGAAGTGTCTGAACCCATTCAGAAACATGGTCCTGGAAACCCTAGATGTTTCTGGCAATGGCTGGGCAGTGGACATCACAAGAAACTTCAGCAATGCCATCAATGGAAGCCAGATTTTCTCTTTGGTTCTTACCTATCACGTGATGGGTTCTGGGTTTGGCTTCACTAACATCAAAGACCCTGACCAGCACACCTTTGTCGGCCTGGCCAGAAGCTCAGTGATACAGCTGGACCTTTCACATGGGTTTATCTTCTCCCTGAACTTCCAACTCTTCGAGACGCTCAAGGAGTTGAAGGTTCTGAATCTCGCCTACAACAAGATAAACAATATTGCACACAAAGCATTTTATGGACTCGACAACCTCCAAGTTCTCAATATATCACATAACCTTCTGGGGGAATTGTATAATTCTAATTTCTATGGACTACCTAAGGTAACCTATATTGATCTGCAAAAGAATCACATCGGGATCATTCAGGACAAAACATTCAGATTCCTGGAAAAGTTAAACACCTTGGATCTCCGGGATAATGCCCTTAAAACTATTGATTTTCTTCCAAGCATACCTAGTATCTTCTTGAGTGGCAATAAACTGGCTACTTTGCCAAACATCGCACTTACAGCTAACTTCATCACCTTATCAGAGAATAGGCTGGAAAATCTGGATAATCTCTACTTCCTTCTCCAGGTACCCCATCTCCAGattctcattttaaatcaaaatcgCTTTTCCTTTTGTAACCAAGACCATGCCCCTTCAGAGAACCCCAGCTTAGAAGAGCTTTTCCTTGAAGAAAATATGTTGCAGCTTGCCTGGGAAGCCGGGTTCTGCTGGAATGTTTTTAAAGGGCTTTCCCATCTCCGAGTCctatatttgaataaaaactACCTGAATTTCCTTCCACCAGGAGTATTTCGTCATCTGACTGGACTGAGGGGACTCAGCCTCAAGGACAACAGGCTGACCGTTCTTTTTCCTGGTGACTTACCTGCTAATTTAGAGGTCCTGGATATATCCAGAAACCAGCTCCTCTCTCCTGATCCTGATTTATTTGCATCGCTGAGTGCCGTGGACATAACTCATAACAAGTTCATCTGTGAGTGTGAACTTAGCACTTTTATCAGTTGGCTCAATCAAACCAACGTCACAATATTTGGCTCTCCGGCAGACATATACTGCATGTACCCGAGCTCcatggctggggcttccctctACTCTCTTTCCACGGAAGACTGTGATGAAGAGGAAGTTTTAGAGTCCCTAAAGTTTTCCCTTTTCACCTTCTTCACTGTCACTTTGACTCTGTTCCTCGTGGCCATCCTCATCGTTACGAAGTTTCGGGGGTTTTGTTTCATCTGTTATAAGAAAACCCAGAGACTGGTGTTCAAGGGCCCCATCAAGGGAAGAGAATCAGAGACGTACAAATACGATGCCTATTTGTGCTTCAGTAGCAAAGACTTTGAATGGGTGCAGAATGCTTTGCTCAAACACCTGGATGCCCAGTACAGCGATCGAAACAGATTTAACCTGTGCTTTGAAGAGAGAGACTTTTTGCCTGGGGAAAACCACATCGCCAACATCCAGGATGCCCTGTGGAGCAGCAGAAAGGTTGTCTGTCTCGTGAGCAGACACTTCCTTAGAGACGGGTGGTGCCTCGAAGCCTTCAGTTACGCCCAGAGCAGGTGCTTAGCTGACCTCAGTGGCGCCCTCatcatggtggtggtggggtcccTGTCCCAGTACCAGCTGATGAAACATCGCTCCATCCGAGGATTCGTCCAGAAACAGCAGTACTTGAGGTGGCCTGAGGATCTCCAGGATGTTGGCTGGTTTCTCAACAAACTCTCTCAGCTCAttctaaataaagaaaaggaaaggaagaaagacaatgACATTCAGTTGCAAAGTGTACCCACCATTTCTTAGTCAAAGGAGCACTTTTCCACTTATCTCAAGCCACAAGCAActcttccctttttatttccaCTAAGTTACCATTTGGGGTCCTTTATGAAGTTGTTGTTTTCCTACGATGAGAACCACATAAATCTCTTGATTTTCATAGCAACACGACGTTGTTTCACTGATCTCCAAATGCAAAGTAATAGATCTAGAAAATTGCAACTGCCCGCAACGGTTCCCGCTCTCCATCGATTTCCTTTCAGACCCGGTAACACTGTTCTCTCCTGTTGCATCGACTACGGGATATATCCTAGTCGTGGGAAGGGCACCTTGGGAGAAGTTACAGATGGCCGACACCCTTTCTCCAGTGTTCAGTTCCAGAAGGGGCTGCTCGGTGATTCTGAGGGCTCTGTACATAGCAGAACAACATTaagtagaaaacagagaaacaggtGTGCTTCCTACCATATCCATGGGAACAATGCCACTGCTCAGCGTAGGTCACTCTCAGTCTCAAGGATAAGAGGTGGCTCCAAAGAAGCTGGGGTGAGAATAACTAGATCTCTTAGGGCCATATTGCTCCTCTTCTTCTCACCTTTTGGGTCTAACCCTAGTGGGCCGTGAATATTCTTTTTGGCTTGCAACCTTTCTTTTGGGCTGGCTTTCAAGAACCTCCGTGACTTAGCAACCAACTATTTCAGCTTTATTTCCCCCTACATCTCATTTATCAACCGCTCAGTCTGTTGCAGAAAGAACTTGTACTTGGACCAAGAACCTGGTTTGAGTTCGGATTCTGCTGctcatgagctgtgtgacctcgagcaCGTTACACACCCTCGCTGggcctgttttcttatctgtaggCGTGATTGCCTCTACCTCACAGAAGGTGCCATGAAAGTTAAATTGACCAGGGATGTCAGGGCATCTCCGAtcttatcctttctttttcttttctttttttttcacatctttattggagtataattgctctacaacgttgtgttagtttctactgtatgacaaagtgaatcagctatatgcatacgtatatccccaaatcccctccctcttgcgcctccctcccaccctctgtatcccaccTCTCTacgtggtcgcaaagcaccgagctgatacctctgtgctatgcagctgcttcccactagctatctattttacatttggtagtgtatatatgtccatgttactctctcactttgtcccagcttccccttccccttcccagggcctcaagtcgattctctacgtctgtgtctttatttctgtcctgcccctaggctcatcagaacctttttttttttttttagattccatatagatgtgttaacatacagtatttttctctttctcacttacttcactctgtatgacagactctaggtccatccaccttactacaaataactcaatttcttttctttttatggctgagtaatattccattgtatatatgtgccacatcttctttatccattcatctgctgatggacacttaggttgcttccatgtcctggctattgtaaatagagctgcaatgaatattttggtacatgactctttgaattatggttttctcagggtatatgcccagtagtgggattgctgggtcatatggtagttctatttttagtttttttacggtacctccatactgttctccatagtggctgtatcaatttacattcccaccaacagtgcaagagagttcccttttctctacaccctctctagcatttattgtttgtagattttttgatgaggccattctgactggtgtgaggtgatacttcattgtagttttgatttgcatttctctaatgattagtgacgttgagcatcctttcatgtgtttcttggcaatccgtatatcttctttggagaaatgtctatttaggtcttctgcccatttttggattgggttgtttgtttttttgatattgaactgcatgagctgcttgtatattttggagattattcctttgtcagttgcttcatttgcaaatattttctcccattctgagggttgtctttttgtcttgtttatggtttcctttgctgtgcaaaagctttgaagtttcattaggtcccacttgtttatttttgttcttatttccatttctctaggaggtgggtcaaaaaggatcttgctgtgatttatgtcatagagtgttctgcctatgttttcctctaagagttttatagtgtctggccttacggttaggtctttaatccattttgagtttatttttgtgtacggtgttagggaatgttctaatttcattcttttacatgtagctgtccagttttcccagcaccacttattgaagaggctgtcttttctccattgtgtattcttgcctcctttatcaaaaataagttgaccatatgtgtgtgggtttatctctgggctttctatcctgctccattgatctatatttctgtttttctgccagtaccataccgtcttactatagctttgtagtatagtctgaagtcagggggcctgattcctccagctctgtttttctttctcaagattgctttggctattcggggccttttgtgtttccatacaaattgtgaacttttttgttctagttctgtggaaaatgccagtggtagtttgatagggattgcactgaatctgtagattgctttgggtagtagagtcattttcacaatgttggttcttccaatccaagaacatggtatatctctccatctgtttgtatcatctttaatttgtttcatcagtgtcttatagttttctacatacaggtcttttgtctccttaggtaggtttattcctaggtattttattctttttgttgcaatggtaaatgggagtgtttccttaattgcactttcagaattttcatcattagtgtataggaatgcaaggaatattcatcattagtgtatagtgtattctgtgcattaattttgtatcctgctactttactaaattcattgattagctctagtagttttctggtggcatttttaggattctctgtatagtatcatgtcatctgcaaacagtgacagcttcttttccaatttggattccttttatttctttttcttctctgattgctgtggctaaaacttccaaaacaatgttgaataatagtggtgagaatgggcaaccttgtcttgttcctgatcttagtggaaatggtttcagtttttcaccattgaggacgatgttggctgtgggtttgtcatatatggcctttattatgttgaggtaagttccctctatgcctactttctggagggtttttatcataaatgggtgttgaattttgtcgaaagctttttctgcatctattgagatgatcatatggtttttatctttaatttgttaatatggtgtatcacattgattgatttgcatatattgaagaatccttgcattcctggcataaaccccacttgatcatggtgtatgtccttttaatgtgctgttggattctgtttggtagtattttgttgaggatttttgcatctatgttcatcagtgatattggtctgtagttttctttctttgtgacatctttgtctggttttggtatcagggtgatgggtggcctcgtagaacgagtttaggagtgttcctccctctgctatgttttggaagagtttgagaaggataggtgttagctcttctctaaatatttgatagaattctcctgtgaagccatctggtcctgggcttttgtttgttagaaggtttttaatcacagtttcaatttcagtgcttgtgtttggtctgtttatattttctatttcttcctggttcaatctcggaaggttgtacttttctaagaatttgtccaattcttccagtttgtccattttattggcatatagttacttgtagtaatttctcatgatcctttgtgtttctgcagtgtcaattgttacttctcctttttcatttctaattttattgagtcttctccctttttttcttgatgagtctggctaatggtttatcaattttgtttatcttctcaaagaaccaacttttacttttgttgatctttgctattgtttccttcatttctttttcatttatttctgatttgatctttatgatttctttccttgtgctaactttgggtattttttgttcttctttctctaattgctttaggtgtaaggttaggttgtttatttgagatgtttcttgtttcttaaggtaggct
The genomic region above belongs to Phocoena sinus isolate mPhoSin1 chromosome 1, mPhoSin1.pri, whole genome shotgun sequence and contains:
- the TLR5 gene encoding toll-like receptor 5 isoform X1; its protein translation is MAELTVIMGDHLDLLLRMVLMASPALGISSCFFDGWRALYRSCNLTQVPQVPNTTKSLLLSFNYIRTVTTASFPFLEQLQLLELGTQFTPLTIDKEAFQNLPNLRILDLGKSQIDFLHPDAFQELPHLSELRLFYCGLSSAVLKDGYFRNLGSLARLDLSKNQIQSLYLHHSFRELNSLKSIDLSLNQITIVCEHDLKPLQGKTLSFLSLADNKLYSRVSVDWGKCLNPFRNMVLETLDVSGNGWAVDITRNFSNAINGSQIFSLVLTYHVMGSGFGFTNIKDPDQHTFVGLARSSVIQLDLSHGFIFSLNFQLFETLKELKVLNLAYNKINNIAHKAFYGLDNLQVLNISHNLLGELYNSNFYGLPKVTYIDLQKNHIGIIQDKTFRFLEKLNTLDLRDNALKTIDFLPSIPSIFLSGNKLATLPNIALTANFITLSENRLENLDNLYFLLQVPHLQILILNQNRFSFCNQDHAPSENPSLEELFLEENMLQLAWEAGFCWNVFKGLSHLRVLYLNKNYLNFLPPGVFRHLTGLRGLSLKDNRLTVLFPGDLPANLEVLDISRNQLLSPDPDLFASLSAVDITHNKFICECELSTFISWLNQTNVTIFGSPADIYCMYPSSMAGASLYSLSTEDCDEEEVLESLKFSLFTFFTVTLTLFLVAILIVTKFRGFCFICYKKTQRLVFKGPIKGRESETYKYDAYLCFSSKDFEWVQNALLKHLDAQYSDRNRFNLCFEERDFLPGENHIANIQDALWSSRKVVCLVSRHFLRDGWCLEAFSYAQSRCLADLSGALIMVVVGSLSQYQLMKHRSIRGFVQKQQYLRWPEDLQDVGWFLNKLSQLILNKEKERKKDNDIQLQSVPTIS
- the TLR5 gene encoding toll-like receptor 5 isoform X2, with translation MGDHLDLLLRMVLMASPALGISSCFFDGWRALYRSCNLTQVPQVPNTTKSLLLSFNYIRTVTTASFPFLEQLQLLELGTQFTPLTIDKEAFQNLPNLRILDLGKSQIDFLHPDAFQELPHLSELRLFYCGLSSAVLKDGYFRNLGSLARLDLSKNQIQSLYLHHSFRELNSLKSIDLSLNQITIVCEHDLKPLQGKTLSFLSLADNKLYSRVSVDWGKCLNPFRNMVLETLDVSGNGWAVDITRNFSNAINGSQIFSLVLTYHVMGSGFGFTNIKDPDQHTFVGLARSSVIQLDLSHGFIFSLNFQLFETLKELKVLNLAYNKINNIAHKAFYGLDNLQVLNISHNLLGELYNSNFYGLPKVTYIDLQKNHIGIIQDKTFRFLEKLNTLDLRDNALKTIDFLPSIPSIFLSGNKLATLPNIALTANFITLSENRLENLDNLYFLLQVPHLQILILNQNRFSFCNQDHAPSENPSLEELFLEENMLQLAWEAGFCWNVFKGLSHLRVLYLNKNYLNFLPPGVFRHLTGLRGLSLKDNRLTVLFPGDLPANLEVLDISRNQLLSPDPDLFASLSAVDITHNKFICECELSTFISWLNQTNVTIFGSPADIYCMYPSSMAGASLYSLSTEDCDEEEVLESLKFSLFTFFTVTLTLFLVAILIVTKFRGFCFICYKKTQRLVFKGPIKGRESETYKYDAYLCFSSKDFEWVQNALLKHLDAQYSDRNRFNLCFEERDFLPGENHIANIQDALWSSRKVVCLVSRHFLRDGWCLEAFSYAQSRCLADLSGALIMVVVGSLSQYQLMKHRSIRGFVQKQQYLRWPEDLQDVGWFLNKLSQLILNKEKERKKDNDIQLQSVPTIS